One Lytechinus variegatus isolate NC3 chromosome 14, Lvar_3.0, whole genome shotgun sequence genomic region harbors:
- the LOC121427988 gene encoding echinoidin-like, giving the protein MFCRQKTLLLTLALVTILSMCPGDCRGDAPCCCPTFWTAYNGSCYRLFSYSMNWHEAEAHCNQFSRPSLGGGDRNSVAHLVSIHSPDEHDFVVSYFRSTGIKDLGADESIGRVGDMWIGIHDTTSEGNFEWTDRSSFTMNMWYPGQPDNSGSGEDCGEIRNVIGFKWNDRPCDNVNKYFMCKLPVW; this is encoded by the exons ATGTTTTGTCGTCAGAAAACGTTGCTATTGACCCTGGCATTGGTCACCATCTTGTCCATGTGTCCTGGTGATTGTCGAGGTGACGCTCCCTGCTGCTGTCCAACCTTCTGGACTGCATACAACGGTAGCTGTTACAG ATTGTTCAGTTACAGTATGAATTGGCATGAAGCCGAGGCACATTGCAACCAATTCTCCAGACCGTCTCTTGGTGGTGGGGACAGGAATAGCGTGGCTCATCTTGTATCCATTCATTCCCCAGATGAGCATGATTTCGTTGTTTCTTACTTCAGATCTACAGGAATCAAG GATCTCGGAGCTGATGAATCAATTGGGCGTGTTGGTGACATGTGGATTGGTATCCATGATACTACCAGCGAGGGAAACTTCGAGTGGACTGACCGATCCTCGTTCACCATGAACATGTGGTACCCCGGACAGCCAGACAACTCTGGTTCGGGTGAAGACTGCGGGGAGATTAGAAATGTCATAGGCTTTAAGTGGAACGACAGACCGTGTGACAATGTTAACAAGTACTTCATGTGCAAGTTACCAGTTTGGTAA